One Clostridium sp. CM027 genomic window carries:
- the rbr gene encoding rubrerythrin, which produces MKTLKGTKTAENLMKSFAGESQARNRYTYYSSIAKKEGYVQIANIFIETADNEKEHAKRFFKFLNESLNGEVVEINATYPVGLGDTKANLLSAANGENEEWSDLYPAFAKVAQEEGFDDIAFVFRKISDVEKHHEERYRELLSNIENNTVFNKEESVIWKCRNCGYIFEGKSAPKICPACVHPQAYFEIFSEKY; this is translated from the coding sequence ATGAAAACATTAAAGGGTACAAAAACAGCTGAAAATCTTATGAAATCATTCGCAGGTGAATCACAAGCTAGGAATAGATATACTTATTATTCATCTATAGCGAAAAAAGAGGGGTATGTACAAATAGCTAATATATTCATAGAAACAGCAGATAATGAAAAAGAACACGCTAAAAGATTTTTTAAGTTTTTAAATGAAAGTTTAAATGGAGAAGTGGTAGAAATTAATGCCACATATCCTGTAGGTCTTGGAGATACTAAAGCAAATTTATTGTCAGCAGCAAATGGAGAAAATGAAGAGTGGTCAGATCTTTACCCAGCATTTGCGAAAGTTGCGCAGGAGGAAGGCTTTGATGATATCGCGTTTGTTTTTAGAAAAATTTCTGATGTTGAAAAGCATCATGAAGAAAGATATAGAGAACTATTAAGTAATATAGAAAATAATACAGTATTTAATAAAGAAGAATCAGTTATTTGGAAATGTAGAAACTGTGGTTATATTTTTGAGGGAAAAAGTGCTCCGAAAATATGCCCAGCTTGTGTACATCCTCAAGCATATTTTGAAATATTCTCTGAAAAATATTAA
- a CDS encoding DUF1003 domain-containing protein, whose protein sequence is MSNGNDTLDTEIIVNEILEQGEIFNDIEEDLLHDLIGNKISKDTTITHKQTLTFGNKMADKIAASVGSWGFIIAALAIIGIWIVLNIILKNSFDPFPFILLNLVLSCTAAIQAPVIMMSQNRQEDKDRIKSKNDYKINLKSELIVQDLHKKIDLLIEDQKMLVKNQSIMLEYIESLQKTK, encoded by the coding sequence ATGTCAAATGGAAATGATACTTTAGATACAGAAATAATTGTAAACGAAATATTAGAGCAAGGAGAGATTTTTAACGATATTGAAGAAGATCTATTGCATGACTTAATAGGAAATAAGATATCCAAAGATACTACGATTACTCATAAACAAACTCTTACTTTTGGAAACAAGATGGCTGATAAAATAGCCGCATCAGTAGGCAGCTGGGGTTTTATAATTGCAGCATTAGCAATTATAGGAATATGGATAGTATTAAATATCATCTTAAAGAATTCATTTGATCCCTTTCCATTTATACTTCTTAATCTAGTACTATCGTGTACTGCCGCTATACAAGCACCTGTAATAATGATGAGTCAGAATAGACAGGAAGATAAAGATAGAATAAAATCAAAAAATGATTATAAAATAAATCTGAAATCAGAGTTGATCGTTCAAGATTTGCATAAGAAAATAGATTTATTAATTGAAGATCAAAAAATGTTAGTTAAGAATCAATCTATAATGCTTGAATATATTGAAAGTTTACAAAAAACAAAATAA
- a CDS encoding YncE family protein, which produces MKVCKICIFILALFFIIIECSIKPKEALKMTAQVAVHTTDPINCKVKKLDSSNAIYDKPLSNHIPITTKKNKYELLFDLPDTGVMQGLTFHNGYFYCSFDLKNGSGKIVKYNLTGNKISETDPMAMGHSAEIAYRASTGKIYVANGGGINPTHVYVVDYDSSTIQADLNYSSLGTSALLAIDNVHDYLILHTVLNGGDNGTPMFTIINLADMSTVTTFRIPNQGVPQGLDVDGMYIYLYTDNKVTVFNYEGKIITSYPINKAGESEGLTMATDHGTSYLSMGYNHPNRIYILRSNENKKLHNSQILNKSTRKI; this is translated from the coding sequence ATGAAAGTTTGTAAAATATGTATATTTATCTTAGCTTTATTTTTTATTATAATAGAATGTTCTATTAAGCCAAAAGAAGCACTAAAAATGACGGCACAGGTAGCTGTGCATACAACGGATCCCATTAATTGTAAGGTAAAAAAATTAGACTCATCAAATGCTATTTACGATAAGCCATTATCTAACCATATTCCTATTACAACTAAAAAAAACAAATATGAACTACTATTTGATTTACCAGATACAGGTGTTATGCAAGGGCTTACATTCCATAATGGATATTTTTATTGTAGTTTTGATTTAAAAAATGGAAGTGGGAAAATAGTTAAATATAATCTAACAGGAAATAAAATCTCTGAAACAGACCCTATGGCTATGGGTCATTCTGCCGAAATTGCATATAGAGCTAGTACAGGAAAAATTTATGTTGCAAATGGAGGCGGCATTAATCCAACTCATGTTTATGTAGTTGATTATGATTCAAGTACAATACAAGCTGATTTAAATTATTCAAGTTTAGGAACATCGGCATTACTTGCAATAGATAATGTCCATGATTATTTAATATTGCATACCGTTTTAAATGGTGGTGATAATGGAACCCCTATGTTTACTATTATAAATTTAGCTGATATGAGTACAGTGACTACCTTTCGTATTCCTAATCAAGGCGTTCCACAAGGTTTAGATGTTGATGGGATGTATATTTATTTATATACAGATAATAAAGTTACAGTATTTAACTATGAGGGTAAAATAATTACCTCTTATCCTATAAATAAAGCAGGAGAAAGTGAAGGCTTAACAATGGCAACAGATCACGGAACTTCATATCTATCTATGGGATATAATCACCCAAATAGAATTTATATTCTAAGAAGCAACGAAAATAAAAAACTTCATAATTCGCAAATACTTAATAAATCAACGCGAAAAATCTAA
- a CDS encoding metalloregulator ArsR/SmtB family transcription factor, translating to MVDIFKALAEENRLRIMALIIQGEMCVCEIEECLNMTQSNVSRHLTSLKKCGILESYKKAQWTYYKIDNKFIEKNPDLFAYLIKELKQISCYNSDCEKRDKCKLQNLCDCKTQS from the coding sequence GTGGTTGATATATTTAAAGCATTAGCGGAAGAAAACAGACTTCGTATAATGGCACTTATTATTCAAGGTGAAATGTGTGTATGCGAAATCGAAGAGTGTCTAAATATGACGCAGTCAAATGTTTCACGGCATTTAACATCACTTAAAAAGTGTGGGATATTAGAAAGTTACAAAAAGGCACAATGGACATACTACAAAATAGATAATAAATTTATAGAGAAAAACCCAGACTTATTTGCTTATTTAATAAAGGAACTCAAACAGATATCTTGTTATAATAGCGATTGTGAAAAACGGGATAAATGTAAACTACAAAATTTATGTGATTGTAAAACACAAAGTTAA
- the arsB gene encoding ACR3 family arsenite efflux transporter, which yields MSEVKTPEIGFFQKYLTVWVAICMSVGVLIGKFIPGIPEFLNKFEYSRVSIPTAILIWVMIYPMMMKVDFQSVKNVGKNPKGLYVTWITNWLIKPFSMYAIASFFFFVVFKAFITPELATQYLAGTILLGAAPCTAMVFVWSHLTRGNPAYTVVQVATNDLIILVAFIPIVKFLLGVSNITVPWNTLILSVVLFVVVPLVGGILTRITVTKKKGTEYFENTFLHKFDNATTVGLLLMLVLLFSFQGETIINNPMHILLIAVPLTIQTFLIFFIAYLTSKKLRLTHDIAAPAGMIGASNFFELSVAVAISLFGMDSPAALATVVGVLVEVPVMLILVRIANKTKQWFPQPVVHNN from the coding sequence ATGAGTGAAGTTAAAACACCAGAGATTGGATTTTTTCAAAAATACTTGACTGTTTGGGTAGCTATTTGTATGAGCGTAGGTGTGCTTATTGGCAAGTTTATTCCAGGGATTCCGGAATTCTTAAATAAGTTTGAGTACTCCAGGGTTTCCATCCCCACTGCTATACTCATTTGGGTAATGATTTATCCCATGATGATGAAGGTAGACTTTCAAAGCGTTAAAAATGTAGGAAAGAACCCTAAAGGGTTATATGTAACATGGATAACGAATTGGCTTATAAAACCATTTAGTATGTATGCAATAGCTTCATTTTTCTTTTTTGTAGTATTCAAAGCATTTATAACACCGGAACTAGCTACACAATATCTTGCAGGAACCATATTACTTGGGGCCGCTCCATGTACTGCCATGGTATTTGTGTGGAGCCACCTTACTAGAGGTAATCCTGCATATACTGTTGTGCAAGTAGCCACAAATGATTTAATCATTCTGGTTGCATTTATACCTATCGTGAAATTTCTTTTAGGTGTCAGTAACATCACAGTTCCTTGGAATACACTCATTTTATCAGTTGTTTTGTTTGTTGTTGTTCCACTAGTTGGGGGCATTTTAACTAGAATTACGGTAACAAAGAAAAAAGGCACAGAGTACTTTGAAAATACATTCCTCCACAAGTTTGATAATGCAACTACCGTTGGATTGCTACTTATGTTGGTATTGTTATTCTCATTCCAAGGTGAAACTATAATAAACAATCCAATGCACATTTTACTAATTGCTGTACCACTAACTATTCAAACATTTTTGATTTTCTTTATTGCTTATTTAACAAGTAAAAAATTAAGACTAACGCATGATATTGCCGCACCTGCTGGAATGATTGGGGCATCAAACTTTTTTGAACTTTCAGTTGCTGTTGCCATTTCTCTGTTTGGCATGGATTCTCCTGCAGCTCTAGCTACAGTGGTAGGAGTGTTAGTTGAAGTGCCAGTAATGCTGATTCTTGTAAGAATAGCAAACAAAACCAAGCAGTGGTTTCCACAACCAGTAGTTCATAATAATTAA
- the arsD gene encoding arsenite efflux transporter metallochaperone ArsD codes for MKKMQIFEPAMCCSTGLCGVGVDPELLRISTVLSALKKNGVEVERFNLTSSPQEFVNNKVVNDFINEKGIDGLPVTVLDGEIVLIGKYPSNEELVKFLNIEVSFLGQERKTFKIKVTPKSGDCGCSGGKCC; via the coding sequence ATGAAAAAAATGCAAATATTTGAACCAGCTATGTGTTGCTCAACAGGACTTTGCGGCGTAGGCGTAGATCCAGAGCTTCTTAGGATTTCGACTGTCCTTAGTGCATTAAAGAAAAATGGAGTTGAGGTTGAGAGGTTTAACCTCACAAGTTCACCACAGGAATTTGTGAATAACAAAGTAGTTAATGACTTTATAAATGAAAAGGGCATTGATGGGTTGCCGGTTACTGTTTTGGACGGTGAAATCGTGTTAATAGGTAAGTACCCAAGCAATGAAGAACTAGTTAAATTTCTAAATATAGAAGTTAGCTTTTTAGGCCAAGAGCGAAAGACTTTCAAAATAAAAGTAACTCCTAAATCAGGGGATTGTGGCTGTTCTGGTGGGAAATGCTGTTAA
- the arsA gene encoding arsenical pump-driving ATPase: MEIFNPQNIKLTKYLFYTGKGGVGKTSTACATAVILADSGKKVLLISTDPASNLQDVFNTELTNKGIPIKGVPNLVVANLDPIQAAAQHRESVIAPYRGKLPDAVLKNMEEQLSGSCTVEIAAFNEFSKFITDERLQEEYDHIIFDTAPTGHTLRMLQLPSAWSNFISENTHGASCLGQLSGLESKREIYKKAVETLSDGELTTLMIISRPEMTPLKEAERASKELSQIGINNQTMIINGVMSSYDDSVSESLYQKQQKSLKEMPQGLQGITTYMVPLRAYNITGMENVRALLTKDNYSVSNEKINAETIPQLKDVIEELYKSNKKVIFTMGKGGVGKTTIAAAIALGLSAKGKKVHLTTTDPAAHLKFVINESSNITMSHIDEQAELEKYKDEVLSKARETMADDDIAYVEEDLRSPCTQEIAVFRAFAEIVEKAVDQIVVIDTAPTGHTLLLLESTQSYNQEIKRSQGDIPQSVKKLLPRLRNADETEVIIVTLAEATPVYEAIRLEEDLKRAKIATKWWVINSSLHATGTTNKLLAAKASNEIEWINKVDAHANGKFALIAWSPDEIKGDKLNELLL; encoded by the coding sequence ATGGAAATTTTTAATCCGCAAAATATTAAACTTACAAAATATTTATTTTACACAGGCAAAGGTGGTGTAGGTAAAACTTCAACCGCTTGCGCTACAGCAGTCATCCTTGCAGACAGTGGGAAAAAGGTGCTTCTTATAAGCACTGATCCTGCATCAAATTTGCAGGATGTTTTTAACACTGAGCTGACAAATAAAGGTATCCCAATTAAGGGAGTTCCAAATCTCGTTGTTGCTAATCTTGACCCAATTCAAGCGGCAGCCCAGCACAGAGAGAGCGTAATCGCACCTTACCGTGGTAAGTTGCCAGATGCAGTGCTTAAAAACATGGAAGAACAACTTTCTGGATCCTGCACTGTTGAAATCGCAGCGTTCAATGAATTTTCAAAATTCATAACCGATGAAAGATTGCAGGAGGAATATGACCATATTATATTTGATACTGCGCCTACTGGTCACACACTTAGAATGCTTCAATTACCATCGGCTTGGAGTAATTTTATTAGCGAAAACACACATGGTGCATCCTGTTTAGGCCAGCTTTCTGGTCTAGAGAGTAAAAGAGAAATCTATAAAAAAGCAGTAGAAACATTATCCGATGGAGAATTAACAACACTTATGATTATCTCTAGGCCTGAAATGACACCACTTAAAGAGGCGGAAAGAGCATCAAAAGAACTTTCGCAGATTGGTATAAACAATCAAACAATGATAATTAATGGTGTGATGAGCTCTTATGATGACAGCGTGTCCGAAAGTCTGTATCAAAAACAGCAAAAGTCACTTAAGGAAATGCCACAGGGACTTCAGGGAATTACTACCTACATGGTACCCCTCAGAGCTTACAATATAACAGGTATGGAAAATGTCAGGGCACTTCTTACCAAAGATAATTATAGTGTCAGCAATGAAAAGATAAACGCTGAAACCATTCCTCAGTTAAAAGATGTTATTGAAGAACTGTATAAAAGCAACAAAAAGGTAATCTTCACTATGGGCAAGGGTGGCGTAGGTAAAACTACAATTGCGGCGGCCATTGCTTTGGGATTATCAGCAAAGGGTAAAAAAGTACACCTTACCACAACTGACCCTGCAGCCCATCTCAAATTTGTTATTAATGAGAGTAGTAATATTACGATGAGCCACATTGATGAGCAGGCTGAACTTGAAAAATATAAGGATGAAGTGCTGTCTAAGGCAAGAGAAACTATGGCAGATGATGATATTGCTTATGTTGAGGAGGACCTCCGATCTCCATGTACACAGGAGATTGCAGTATTTAGAGCATTTGCAGAAATAGTAGAAAAAGCGGTCGATCAGATCGTTGTCATCGATACCGCTCCAACAGGGCATACTTTACTGCTACTTGAGTCAACTCAAAGCTATAACCAAGAAATCAAACGCTCACAAGGCGATATTCCACAATCTGTGAAAAAACTGTTGCCAAGGCTCCGAAATGCTGATGAAACTGAAGTCATCATTGTAACTCTTGCTGAAGCTACACCTGTATATGAAGCAATTCGTCTTGAAGAAGATTTAAAACGTGCAAAAATTGCGACAAAATGGTGGGTTATAAACTCATCACTACATGCGACAGGTACAACCAATAAATTGTTAGCCGCAAAGGCAAGCAATGAAATTGAATGGATTAACAAGGTTGATGCGCATGCAAACGGTAAATTTGCGCTCATCGCGTGGAGTCCTGATGAAATTAAAGGTGACAAGTTAAATGAGTTATTACTATAA
- a CDS encoding sodium:proton antiporter, whose amino-acid sequence MAMSLAIIIILGLMANKLFEKLKLPGLLGMLILGVLLGPYGTNIISSDILRISPDLRKIALIIILLRAGLGIRKDTLNKVGVPALKMSCIPGIFEGLSIMFIASYVLGITKVEAGMLGFIIAAVSPAVVVPPMLNFISRGKGEKKGIPTIILAGASIDDVFAITIFSTFLGSYGGKNVNIPMKILDIPISIFIGIAIGVIVGALLVVTFKKYHMRDTKKTLIIIAAAIMLTGIEDVFKNIVPIASLLGVMTIGFILLEKYAKVANRMSLKLNKVWVIAEILLFVLVGAEVNIYVASSSGVLGLIIIAGGLVARSIGVLVSLMGTDLNAKERLFCVISYIPKATVQAAMGAVPLAAGVKSGELILAIAVLSIFVTAPLGAIGIKVAGEKLLPDD is encoded by the coding sequence ATGGCAATGAGTTTAGCGATTATAATTATTCTAGGACTAATGGCCAATAAATTATTTGAAAAATTAAAACTTCCAGGACTGCTTGGAATGCTAATTTTGGGGGTGTTACTAGGACCTTATGGTACAAATATAATAAGTTCGGATATACTTAGAATTTCACCAGATTTAAGAAAAATTGCACTTATTATTATCCTGCTAAGAGCGGGCCTTGGGATTAGAAAGGATACTTTAAACAAAGTCGGGGTTCCTGCCTTAAAAATGAGTTGCATACCTGGTATTTTTGAAGGGCTTAGTATTATGTTTATAGCAAGCTATGTACTTGGAATAACAAAAGTTGAGGCTGGAATGCTTGGATTTATAATAGCTGCAGTTTCACCAGCAGTAGTTGTTCCACCTATGCTTAATTTTATATCTAGAGGGAAAGGAGAAAAAAAAGGCATACCAACCATAATACTCGCAGGAGCTTCTATTGATGATGTTTTTGCGATAACTATATTTTCAACTTTCTTAGGTTCATATGGCGGTAAAAATGTAAATATACCAATGAAAATATTGGATATTCCCATATCTATTTTTATTGGAATAGCAATTGGTGTCATTGTAGGAGCTTTATTAGTAGTGACATTTAAAAAATATCACATGAGAGATACTAAAAAAACTTTAATAATAATTGCTGCAGCAATTATGCTAACAGGAATTGAAGATGTTTTTAAAAATATAGTACCCATTGCAAGTCTTTTAGGCGTAATGACTATTGGTTTTATCCTTTTAGAAAAATACGCTAAAGTAGCTAATAGAATGTCATTAAAACTTAATAAGGTCTGGGTAATTGCAGAAATTTTACTTTTCGTATTAGTTGGAGCGGAGGTCAATATATATGTTGCCTCATCATCAGGTGTATTAGGTTTAATTATTATTGCAGGTGGACTAGTAGCAAGAAGTATAGGGGTATTAGTATCATTAATGGGTACTGATTTAAATGCAAAAGAGAGACTGTTTTGTGTGATCTCATATATTCCTAAAGCGACTGTGCAGGCGGCCATGGGCGCAGTACCATTAGCTGCTGGAGTTAAATCCGGAGAACTTATATTGGCAATTGCTGTATTGTCCATATTTGTAACCGCACCACTTGGAGCTATAGGTATTAAAGTAGCAGGGGAAAAGTTATTGCCAGACGACTAG
- a CDS encoding arsenate reductase ArsC, translated as MKLKVAFICVHNSCRSQMAEALGKIFGSSVFEAYSAGTETKPQINQDAVRIIKNLYNVDMNETHASKLIDDIPEADIVIKMGCNVSCPIMAHKYEEDWGLEDPTGKADEEFIIVAKIIEEKVKSLKKRIENNEIDLTALKMII; from the coding sequence ATGAAACTAAAAGTAGCATTTATATGTGTTCATAATTCTTGTAGATCACAAATGGCAGAAGCGCTCGGAAAGATATTTGGGTCATCTGTGTTTGAAGCTTATTCAGCAGGTACTGAAACTAAGCCCCAAATTAACCAAGATGCGGTAAGAATAATAAAGAATTTATACAATGTAGACATGAATGAAACTCATGCATCAAAATTAATAGATGATATACCAGAAGCTGATATTGTAATAAAAATGGGATGTAATGTATCATGTCCAATTATGGCACACAAGTATGAAGAAGATTGGGGTCTAGAAGATCCCACTGGGAAAGCTGATGAAGAATTTATAATAGTGGCGAAAATAATCGAAGAAAAGGTTAAAAGCCTAAAGAAAAGAATAGAAAATAACGAAATTGATCTAACAGCATTAAAGATGATAATTTAA
- a CDS encoding ribonuclease J produces MNNNYKSKGKNKIRVIPIGGLGEIGKNITAIEYKEETIIIDCGIAFPDVDMYGVDLVIPDITYLLENKDKIKGIFLTHGHEDHIGALPYVLKQMNVPVYGTRLTLGLVENKLQEHGILADCTLNVVKSGDIIKLDKISVEFIRVSHSIADACSICIHTPIGRIIHTGDFKIDYTPIDGEVIDLERFAKLGGQGVLLLMADSTNVERPGFTISEKVIGETLNKIFYKAEGRVIVASFASNIHRIQQIANAAVSNGRKIAFSGRSMERISEVAMNLGYLHIPPEAIITVSDLHNYPDDKVTIVTTGSQGEPLAALTRMASSTHRSIQIQKGDLIILSASPIPGNEKFIYNVINELFKKGANVIYNTTEEIHVSGHACQEELKLIHTLVRPKYFMPVHGEYRHLKQHALLAEKLGMDSEKIFIAETGQILEVSPSECRIAGRVQTGAVMVDGLGVGDVGNIVLRDRKHLAEEGILTVVVTIERETYSIVAGPDIITRGFVYMKESNELINEARDIVRKELEQCLNNKIKEWVVIKASIRNALGQFLYIKTKRRPIIIPIIMEI; encoded by the coding sequence TTGAATAATAATTATAAAAGTAAAGGTAAAAATAAAATTAGAGTTATTCCAATAGGTGGACTTGGAGAAATTGGAAAAAATATTACTGCGATAGAATACAAAGAAGAAACTATCATAATAGATTGTGGAATAGCATTCCCAGACGTGGATATGTATGGAGTGGATTTAGTAATTCCTGATATAACATATCTTTTAGAGAATAAAGATAAGATAAAAGGGATTTTTCTAACCCATGGCCATGAAGATCATATAGGCGCATTACCATATGTTTTAAAACAAATGAATGTTCCAGTGTATGGAACACGTCTAACGCTCGGACTTGTAGAAAATAAGTTGCAAGAACATGGAATATTGGCAGATTGCACCCTAAATGTAGTAAAATCGGGAGATATTATAAAGCTAGATAAAATCAGTGTAGAATTTATAAGGGTTAGTCATAGCATAGCAGATGCCTGCTCCATTTGTATACACACGCCTATTGGTAGAATTATACACACAGGTGACTTTAAGATAGACTATACTCCAATTGATGGAGAAGTTATCGATTTAGAGCGATTTGCAAAATTAGGTGGGCAAGGAGTACTACTACTAATGGCTGATAGTACTAATGTAGAACGCCCTGGATTTACTATATCTGAAAAAGTAATTGGAGAAACTCTAAATAAAATATTTTATAAGGCAGAAGGCAGAGTAATAGTAGCTTCATTTGCATCAAATATTCATAGAATACAACAAATTGCTAATGCTGCAGTTTCGAATGGAAGAAAAATAGCATTTAGTGGAAGAAGTATGGAGAGAATTTCTGAAGTAGCTATGAATCTCGGATATTTACATATACCGCCGGAAGCTATAATTACTGTATCAGATCTTCATAATTACCCTGATGATAAGGTAACAATAGTAACTACTGGTAGTCAAGGTGAACCGCTAGCTGCATTAACAAGAATGGCATCATCAACTCATAGAAGTATCCAAATACAAAAAGGTGATTTGATTATTTTATCTGCATCTCCTATTCCAGGGAATGAAAAGTTCATATACAATGTTATAAATGAACTATTCAAAAAGGGAGCTAATGTAATATATAATACTACAGAGGAAATTCATGTTTCCGGGCATGCGTGTCAAGAGGAATTAAAATTAATCCATACGCTAGTTCGTCCTAAATATTTTATGCCAGTTCATGGTGAATATAGACATCTTAAACAACATGCGTTGCTTGCAGAGAAATTAGGAATGGATTCTGAAAAGATTTTTATTGCAGAAACAGGACAAATATTAGAAGTATCCCCAAGCGAATGTAGAATAGCAGGAAGAGTTCAAACGGGAGCCGTAATGGTAGATGGACTTGGAGTAGGGGACGTTGGGAATATTGTTCTTCGAGATAGAAAGCATTTAGCAGAAGAAGGTATACTTACCGTGGTAGTTACTATAGAAAGAGAAACTTATAGTATAGTAGCAGGACCAGATATAATAACTAGAGGGTTTGTATATATGAAAGAATCCAATGAACTTATTAATGAGGCCAGAGACATTGTGAGAAAAGAATTAGAACAGTGCTTAAATAATAAGATTAAAGAGTGGGTAGTAATAAAAGCTAGTATCAGAAACGCTTTAGGCCAGTTCTTATATATAAAAACTAAGAGAAGACCTATAATTATACCAATAATAATGGAAATTTAA
- a CDS encoding metal ABC transporter substrate-binding protein translates to MLRKIINAILLTCMIGTLVGCSNATSSKQSDQSKLQVVVSFNPLKGFVQAIGKDKVEVRTIVPEGSEPHEFEPKIKDMENISKASLFVYTGFGMESWVDKTLTAIDNKNLVVVDSSIGVNPIKNEGEKIKEYGQYDPHIWLSLREAKIQTKNIKEALVKADPKNKDFYEKNFQEFSGELDKLYNEYKVKFDAVTNKNFVTSHAAFGYLCRDFGLKQNSVEGVFAGGEPTPQKLKEIIDFSKKNKIKVIFMEELASARVSEAIAKDSGAKVQKIYTIESNEGNKTYIESMKENLSNIYNSLK, encoded by the coding sequence ATATTGAGAAAAATTATTAATGCCATACTTTTAACATGTATGATAGGTACATTAGTTGGGTGTTCAAATGCTACAAGCAGTAAGCAAAGTGACCAGTCAAAACTACAAGTGGTAGTGTCTTTTAATCCATTAAAGGGATTTGTGCAGGCTATTGGAAAAGATAAAGTAGAAGTGAGAACAATAGTACCGGAAGGTTCTGAACCACATGAATTTGAACCGAAAATAAAGGATATGGAAAACATAAGTAAAGCTAGTTTGTTCGTCTATACGGGATTTGGAATGGAATCCTGGGTAGATAAAACTTTAACGGCTATAGATAATAAAAATTTAGTTGTAGTTGATTCATCTATTGGGGTAAATCCAATAAAAAACGAGGGCGAAAAAATTAAGGAGTATGGTCAATATGATCCACATATATGGCTGAGTCTAAGAGAAGCGAAAATTCAAACTAAAAACATAAAAGAAGCATTAGTTAAGGCTGATCCAAAAAATAAAGATTTTTATGAGAAAAATTTCCAAGAATTCTCAGGTGAACTTGATAAGCTTTATAACGAATATAAAGTAAAATTTGATGCGGTAACAAATAAGAATTTTGTTACAAGTCATGCTGCTTTTGGGTATTTGTGCAGAGATTTTGGTTTAAAGCAAAATAGTGTAGAAGGTGTATTTGCAGGAGGTGAGCCTACCCCTCAAAAATTAAAGGAGATAATAGATTTTTCCAAGAAAAATAAAATAAAAGTTATTTTTATGGAAGAACTTGCAAGTGCAAGAGTATCTGAAGCCATTGCAAAAGATTCAGGTGCTAAGGTGCAAAAAATATACACAATAGAAAGTAATGAAGGAAATAAAACATATATAGAGAGTATGAAAGAAAATCTATCCAATATATATAATAGCTTAAAATAA
- a CDS encoding HAD family hydrolase, with product MVEVMNKSSCKRSGIEKLAGELEIKPHEIICIGALGNDKQMIGYVGLGVVMGNAFVEIKKNADYVIIDQFYLGIDKFYQK from the coding sequence ATTGTAGAAGTTATGAACAAAAGCTCTTGTAAAAGGTCAGGCATAGAAAAGCTTGCAGGGGAATTAGAAATAAAGCCACATGAAATTATATGCATAGGGGCTTTAGGGAATGATAAACAAATGATTGGGTATGTAGGACTTGGAGTGGTAATGGGGAATGCCTTTGTGGAAATTAAAAAAAACGCTGATTATGTGATAATTGATCAGTTCTATCTTGGGATAGACAAGTTCTATCAAAAATAA